Sequence from the Microbacterium faecale genome:
AGGCTCGGCTGACTCCGGGGATCCGCCCCGACACGGTGTTCCTGCCGTTCCACTACGCGGGCGACGAAAGCGCGAACCTGCTCACGAGCGACGCCACCGACCCCCGAAGCGCGATGCCGGAGTTCAAGCACGCGGTCGTCACGGTGACACCCGCCTAGGAGGAGGGACCGTGCGAACGCGGCGCGCGTGGGGGCGGGAGCTACAGGCCGGTGTGGGCCACGATTCCTCGCCGGACGGCCTCGAGCGCGCGACGGGCCGTGCGGGCGAGGTCGCCGTCGGCGACGAGGGAGATCTGGTCGAGCAGATCGATCGTCTGCTTCGTCCAGCGCACGAAGTCGCCCGCCGCCATGTCCGCCGTGCCGAGTACGTGATCCAGCGATTGCCCGCGCGCCCACATCGTCATCGCCTGGGCGAGACCGGGGGCGAGCGGAGCGGTGCCGGGGAGGCGGTGGTCGTGCTCGAGGTCGTCGAGCTCGGCCCAGAGCCGTTCGGTGACGTCCAGCGCCTCCCGGAAGGGCCCGCGGGGTAGCCCGTAGTCGCCGTTCTGCTCGCCGCGGCGCGGTTCGTACACGAGCGTGCAGGCGAGCGCCGCCAGCGCTGCGGGGTCGAGTCGCCGCCACAGGTCGCGTCGCAGCGACTCGGCGACGAGGAGATCGCGGTCACCGTAGATCCGCTTCATGCGGCTGCCGGCCTCGGTCAGCACGGTGTCGCCCTCCGCGGTCCGCACGTAGTCGAGCGCGGCGAGGACGTCGACGATGCGGTCGAACTGCCGTGCGACCGTTCCCGTGCGTGACGAGATCTGCCGCCGCTGCTTGTCGGTCTGCCGCTTCAGTTTGTAGTAGCGCTCGCCCCATCGCGCGTGCTGCTCGCGATCTTCGCACCGGTGACAGGGGTGCCGCTGCATGCTCTTCTTGAGGCTCGTGATCTGCTGTCGACGTTGTTCCTCGCGCGCCTTCGACGTCGATTGGTCTCTGCGCGCCTTCTTCTCGAGATCGCTCAGCTCGCGCCGGATCGCCGCGTACTCGGCGAAGTCCCCCCGATGGCAACGCATGGCCGTGAGGTACCCCTCGAGCGATTCCTCCGCGCGCCTCACCTCTCGGGCGAGGCCGACCACCGCGCGGTCGGCCTGGAACTGGGCGAACGACGATTCGAGGATCTCGCGGGCGGACGAGCGGCCGAACTGGTCGATGAGATTCACGGCCATGTTGTATGTCGGCCGGAAGGACGAGTTGAGCGGGTACGTGCGCCGCGACGCGAGCGAGGCGACCGCGTGCGGGTCGAGGCCGTCCGTCCAGTGCACGACGGCGTGGCCCTCGACGTCGATGCCGCGTCTGCCGGCACGCCCGGTCAGCTGCGTGTACTCGCCCGAGGTGATCGGAACCCGCGCCTCGCCGTTGAACTTCTCGAGCTTCTCGAGCACGACAGTGCGCGCGGGCATGTTGATGCCGAGCGCGAGCGTCTCGGTCGCGAAGACGACCTTGACGAGCTTGCGTTGGAAGAGCTCCTCGACGATCTCCTTGAACGCCGGAAGCAGCCCCGCATGGTGCGCCGCGAGGCCGCGCTCGAGATCGTTCGCCCACTCGAAGTAGCCGAGTGCGCCGAGGTCCTCGTCCTGCAGCGACGCCGTGCGCCGACGCACGATCTCGCGAATGGCCTCGCGCTCCTCCCTCGTCGTCAGGCGGATCCCCGCGCGCCGCGCCTGCGCGACGGCCTGGTCGCACCCGATGCGGCTGAAGATGAAGAAGATCGCCGGAAGCAGCTGCTGTCGATCCAGCAGACCGATCGCCTCGGCCCTGTCGAGGCGCGCTCCCATGCGCGGCGCGCGCGGCGGGCGTCGGTTCCCGCGGCCGCGCCGCGGCGGTCCGCCATCGGACGGGAGACCGCGCCCCATCCGCAGCAGCTGCGTGTTGACGCTCGGCTCGCCGGGGCGGGCCCGCTCATCGAAGAGGGGCAGGAGCTCGCCGCGCGTGAGCACATGTTGCTCCAGCGGAACCGGTCGCGTCTCGGAGACGATGACCTCCGTGGATCCGCGCACCGTGCCGAGCCAATCGCCGAACTCCTCGGCGTTCGACACCGTCGCCGACAGGGCGACGAGCCGCACGCTCTCGGGGAGATGGATGATGACCTCCTCCCACACGGCGCCGCGGAACCGATCGGCAAGGTAGTGCACCTCGTCCATGACGACGTAGCGCAGATCGAGGAGCGCGCGCGAGGAGGCGTAGATCATGTTCCGCAGCACTTCGGTCGTCATCACGACGACGCGCGCGTGCGAGTTGATGTTCGTGTCGCCGGTGAGCAGACCGACGTTCTCTGCCCCGTAGACCTCCTGCAGCTCGCGGAACTTCTGGTTCGACAGCGCCTTCATCGGCGTGGTGTAGAACGCCTTGTCCGTGTCAGAGCGCATCGCGAGATGGATCGCGAACTCGCCGACGATCGTCTTGCCGGCGCCTGTCGGCGCGGCGACCAACACGCTCGACCCGCCTTCCAGCGCACGACAGCTGGCGGCCTGGAACGGATCGAGTTCAAATCGCTGCGCGTCGGCGAACTCAGCGGTGACGGGGTGCTCGCGGACGCTCTTCGCCTCGGCGTATCGCTCGGACGGTGTGGCGGAGGACATGGTCCCATCCCACCACGACCCGGCGCCGTCAGTCGTATGCGACGAACAGATCGGGGTTCCGCTTGCGCCGACGCCAGTCGAACAGCAGGCAGACGCACGCCGCGATCATGTACAGCACGAACATGATGGCTGAGACGACGAGGAACGTCACCATGTCGGCCGGAGGCGATGCGAACATCCCGAAGACGAGGCAGAGGAGCAGGACCCACCGCCACGCGCGCATGACCTGCTTGCCCTGCACCACGCCGACGAGATTCAGTGCGACGAGCACGGCCGGGGTGACGAACCCGATGCCGATGATCATGAGGGTGCGGAAGACGAAGTTGTAGTACTCCCTCGCGTCGAAGAGCTGTCCGACGCTCGCGACGTCGTCTGGGAAGAACGACGCCATGATCGTGATGATGTTCGGCAGCAGGAAGATCGCAAGCGTGATGCCGCCGGCGAACAGCGGGATCGCGGCGCCCATGAATCCCATGCCGACCCAGAACTCCCGGCGCTTCAGGCCCGGGGTGACGAAGCGCCACAGCTGCCAGAGCCAGACCGGCGAGGAGATGACGATGCCCGCGACCAGCGAGATCCGGAACCGCATCTCGAACGGTCCGGTCACGGTCGTGAAGGTGAGCCTCGTGAACTCTTCGTCCCCGATGTTCTCCGCCACCTGCACGATCGGCTGTGTCAGCCACCCGATGACCCATTCGGTGGCGAACGCAGCCGCGATCATGCCCGCGATCAGGCCGATCACGGCGAACATCAGTCGCTTGCGAAGCTCGCGAAGATGCCCTGCGAGCGTCATCTTCCGGTCGTTCGACAGACCGCGCCCGTCCGAGGCACCCTCGCCTCGGAGGGAACCCACCACTGCCGGCTACGTGTCCTTCGAGCCCGACGGCGCGTCGCCGTCGGTGCGGCTGGTCGATGCCTCGTCCTGCGGCTCGGCCGTGTTCTCGGCCGTGCCGTCCTCGCGCATCTGCTTCATCTCGCCTTTGAAGGCACGCGCGGACTGTCCCATGCTCTTCGCGAGCGCGGGCAGCCGCGACGCGCCGAAGATGAGCAGGATGATCACGAGGATCAGCAGAATCTGCATACCCCCGGCGTTACCGAGAAAGCCCATGAGCACTCCGTCCTGTGCGTCGTCGGCCTCAGTCTACCGTCGACACATACAGACTCTCCGTGAGAACCGCCCATTCGCGGGCCGCGTCGCGCGCCGCGGCGGGTGCGACCACCTCGACGTCTCCCCCGCCGCGCGCCGCGATCCGCCGCAGGGTGCCGATGTCCGCGATCGGAATCCGGGCGTAGGTCTCCGTACCGGATTCCGCGACCTCGGCGTGTTCGAGGAACTGCGCGAGCATCGCGCGCATCCGCGTGGGGAATCGCAGCGTGGCGACGACGTCGGCCGCGCCGGGGACGAACAGCTCGGGGCGCACGTCGGCCGCGTGATTCGCGATCTCGTCGGTCACGACGACATCGCTCATCCGCTCGAGATGGAACGTGCGGGTCGCCTCGCGCAGGTGGCACCAGCCCTGCAGGTACCACTCGCTGCTCGAGAGCAACATTCCCGCGGGATCCACCGTGCGCGTCGTCGCGTCTCCCTTGAGGCTGCGGTACGTGAAGCGCACGACCTTCCGCTCGCGCACCGCGCGGGACAGCTCCGCGCGCGCTTCGTCGATCGGCGCGTCGACCGCGACGGCAGCGGAACCCGCGCCACTCGAGCCGCGGGCGAGCTTGCGTCTGAGGTCCTCGAGCCCGTCGTCGTCGAGCAGCCCCGTCATGGCCTGGGCGAGCTGGAGCCCCGCGATGAGCGCGGCCGCCTCGCGCGTCGTGAAGCGCTGGACCCGATCGATCCCTACCGTCTGCGTCAGCAGGATCGCATCCTGCTGCTCGAGCAGATTCCAGTCGATGTCGAACATGT
This genomic interval carries:
- a CDS encoding DEAD/DEAH box helicase yields the protein MSSATPSERYAEAKSVREHPVTAEFADAQRFELDPFQAASCRALEGGSSVLVAAPTGAGKTIVGEFAIHLAMRSDTDKAFYTTPMKALSNQKFRELQEVYGAENVGLLTGDTNINSHARVVVMTTEVLRNMIYASSRALLDLRYVVMDEVHYLADRFRGAVWEEVIIHLPESVRLVALSATVSNAEEFGDWLGTVRGSTEVIVSETRPVPLEQHVLTRGELLPLFDERARPGEPSVNTQLLRMGRGLPSDGGPPRRGRGNRRPPRAPRMGARLDRAEAIGLLDRQQLLPAIFFIFSRIGCDQAVAQARRAGIRLTTREEREAIREIVRRRTASLQDEDLGALGYFEWANDLERGLAAHHAGLLPAFKEIVEELFQRKLVKVVFATETLALGINMPARTVVLEKLEKFNGEARVPITSGEYTQLTGRAGRRGIDVEGHAVVHWTDGLDPHAVASLASRRTYPLNSSFRPTYNMAVNLIDQFGRSSAREILESSFAQFQADRAVVGLAREVRRAEESLEGYLTAMRCHRGDFAEYAAIRRELSDLEKKARRDQSTSKAREEQRRQQITSLKKSMQRHPCHRCEDREQHARWGERYYKLKRQTDKQRRQISSRTGTVARQFDRIVDVLAALDYVRTAEGDTVLTEAGSRMKRIYGDRDLLVAESLRRDLWRRLDPAALAALACTLVYEPRRGEQNGDYGLPRGPFREALDVTERLWAELDDLEHDHRLPGTAPLAPGLAQAMTMWARGQSLDHVLGTADMAAGDFVRWTKQTIDLLDQISLVADGDLARTARRALEAVRRGIVAHTGL
- the tatC gene encoding twin-arginine translocase subunit TatC, which codes for MGSLRGEGASDGRGLSNDRKMTLAGHLRELRKRLMFAVIGLIAGMIAAAFATEWVIGWLTQPIVQVAENIGDEEFTRLTFTTVTGPFEMRFRISLVAGIVISSPVWLWQLWRFVTPGLKRREFWVGMGFMGAAIPLFAGGITLAIFLLPNIITIMASFFPDDVASVGQLFDAREYYNFVFRTLMIIGIGFVTPAVLVALNLVGVVQGKQVMRAWRWVLLLCLVFGMFASPPADMVTFLVVSAIMFVLYMIAACVCLLFDWRRRKRNPDLFVAYD
- the tatA gene encoding twin-arginine translocase TatA/TatE family subunit; this translates as MQILLILVIILLIFGASRLPALAKSMGQSARAFKGEMKQMREDGTAENTAEPQDEASTSRTDGDAPSGSKDT